A portion of the Lolium rigidum isolate FL_2022 chromosome 1, APGP_CSIRO_Lrig_0.1, whole genome shotgun sequence genome contains these proteins:
- the LOC124683456 gene encoding transcription factor bHLH144-like, which translates to MQGDPGYGYGGYGGYGYGYGGGYGNGYDMAAYGNGGAYYPNDHRYPAAAPPAPAAYEDPLAGRRQHDFPAPLTGLEFQPSDTCPKNYVIFDQTYDRSRVMYHPSLANNFGSSGGYDQHCNNNNGGYDQNYVGKSTYYGGGDDGGGECSIRQKEDTDEIDALMSSGDGEEEDDVLSTGRTPGCRGGGSPDSTCSSGYVVSVSPTGNNATGNGGGGGERKKDRMKKMMKTLKGIIPGGDRMDTPAVLDEAVRYLKSLKVEVKKLGVRGSRS; encoded by the coding sequence ATGCAGGGAGACCCAGGCTACGGTTATGGTGGCTACGGAGGCTATGGCTACGGCTACGGTGGTGGCTACGGCAACGGCTATGACATGgccgcgtacggcaatggtggagCGTACTACCCCAACGATCACCGGTACCCCGCGGCGGCACCGCCGGCTCCGGCTGCCTATGAGGACCCGCTCGCCGGTCGGAGGCAGCACGATTTCCCGGCACCGCTCACCGGGCTCGAGTTTCAGCCGTCGGACACCTGCCCCAAGAACTACGTCATCTTCGACCAGACCTACGACCGGAGCAGGGTCATGTACCACCCGTCGCTGGCCAACAACTTCGGCTCCTCGGGCGGCTACGACCAGCactgcaacaacaacaacggcggcTACGACCAGAACTACGTCGGCAAGAGCACCTactacggcggcggcgacgacggcggcggcgagtgcTCGATCCGGCAGAAGGAGGACACGGACGAGATCGACGCGCTGATGAGCTCcggggacggcgaggaggaggacgacgtgcTGAGCACGGGCCGCACGCCCGGGTGCCGCGGCGGGGGCTCGCCGGACTCCACGTGCTCCTCCGGGTACGTGGTGAGCGTCAGCCCGACCGGCAACAACGCCACCGGcaacggcggaggcggcggcgagaggaagaaggaccggatgaagaagatgatgaagacgcTGAAGGGGATCATCCCCGGCGGCGACCGGATGGACACGCCGGCCGTGCTGGACGAGGCCGTGAGGTACCTCAAGTCGCTCAAGGTGGAGGTGAAGAAGCTCGGGGTGCGCGGGTCGAGGAGCTAG
- the LOC124683457 gene encoding F-box/FBD/LRR-repeat protein At5g56420-like isoform X2: protein MPPGEQNVSAPPVRAGDRIGALPDDILHHLLSFLPVQSAVRTCVLARRWRHLWKFTTGLRIVGVLRQGPVQELRKFLDHLLILRERRVLDTVEIKFSEFLKDDVPYVNLWTRCSVQWGVRALTLHINHYEHLYLDGLPLVSKHLNILDLYGVGLQKKSLDFSCCPALKDLKMKFCEIHVHKISSCSLKCLSIIYCQSKLNCQVRVCTPCLISLELDKFSDGSDECVLLGGISNAKHMKLISESDIFVFTRDLKQCPTFSKLKTLLLNEYWCMAPDLDPLACILKNSPVLEKLTLQLFYTSGDIIEMIGSYSSVERSSAISEHLKIVEVKFPEMDKTTRKVLKFLCTFNIRFRVE from the exons ATGCCTCCAGGGGAACAGAACGTGAGTGCGCCGCCGGTGAGAGCGGGTGACCGCATCGGCGCCCTCCCCGACGatatcctccaccacctcctctccttcctcccgGTGCAGTCGGCCGTGCGGACGTGTGTGCTTGCTCGGCGCTGGCGCCACCTCTGGAAGTTCACCACAGGCCTGCGCATCGTCGGCGTTCTGAGACAGGGGCCTGTCCAGGAACTGCGGAAGTTCCTGGACCATCTGCTCATCCTGCGTGAGCGCAGGGTCCTAGACACCGTTGAGATCAAATTCAGCGAATTCTTGAAAGATGACGTGCCCTATGTGAACCTATGGACTCGATGTTCTGTGCAATGGGGAGTTCGTGCGCTCACCCTTCATATCAATCACTACGAACATCTCTACCTAGACGGCCTGCCTCTTGTCTCTAAGCATCTGAACATATTAGACCTTTATGGTGTAGGCCTACAAAAGAAGTCCCTTGACTTCTCTTGCTGCCCGGCATTGAAGGATCTGAAAATGAAATTTTGTGAGATCCATGTTCATAAGATATCGTCCTGTTCCCTGAAGTGCTTGAGCATCATTTATTGCCAGTCCAAACTGAATTGCCAGGTCCGTGTATGTACTCCATGCCTCATCTCGCTGGAACTAGATAAATTTTCAG atggcagcgacgaATGTGTGCTTCTGGGTGGTATCTCAAATGCTAAACATATGAAGTTGATATCTGAATCCGACATT TTTGTTTTCACAAGAGATTTGAAGCAGTGCCCTACATTCAGCAAGTTAAAGACTCTATTACTCAATGAATACTGGTGCATGGCTCctgacttggatccactagcttgCATTCTGAAGAACTCGCCAGTTCTAGAGAAGCTCACTCTTCAACTTTTCTACACG AGTGGAGATATCATTGAAATGATAGGAAGCTACAGTTCAGTGGAGAGGTCGTCTGCAATATCAGAGCACCTTAAGATAGTTGAAGTCAAGTTTCCTGAGATGGACAAGACAACTCGCAAAGTTCTGAAGTTCCTCTGTACATTTAACATAC GATTCAGAGTCGAGTAG
- the LOC124683457 gene encoding FBD-associated F-box protein At4g10400-like isoform X1: protein MPPGEQNVSAPPVRAGDRIGALPDDILHHLLSFLPVQSAVRTCVLARRWRHLWKFTTGLRIVGVLRQGPVQELRKFLDHLLILRERRVLDTVEIKFSEFLKDDVPYVNLWTRCSVQWGVRALTLHINHYEHLYLDGLPLVSKHLNILDLYGVGLQKKSLDFSCCPALKDLKMKFCEIHVHKISSCSLKCLSIIYCQSKLNCQVRVCTPCLISLELDKFSGRTPFLDNMVLLETARVDLSNSCEDFCLNYDKLGAFCGDDDNGCQNCVAYKDGSDECVLLGGISNAKHMKLISESDIFVFTRDLKQCPTFSKLKTLLLNEYWCMAPDLDPLACILKNSPVLEKLTLQLFYTSGDIIEMIGSYSSVERSSAISEHLKIVEVKFPEMDKTTRKVLKFLCTFNIRFRVE, encoded by the exons ATGCCTCCAGGGGAACAGAACGTGAGTGCGCCGCCGGTGAGAGCGGGTGACCGCATCGGCGCCCTCCCCGACGatatcctccaccacctcctctccttcctcccgGTGCAGTCGGCCGTGCGGACGTGTGTGCTTGCTCGGCGCTGGCGCCACCTCTGGAAGTTCACCACAGGCCTGCGCATCGTCGGCGTTCTGAGACAGGGGCCTGTCCAGGAACTGCGGAAGTTCCTGGACCATCTGCTCATCCTGCGTGAGCGCAGGGTCCTAGACACCGTTGAGATCAAATTCAGCGAATTCTTGAAAGATGACGTGCCCTATGTGAACCTATGGACTCGATGTTCTGTGCAATGGGGAGTTCGTGCGCTCACCCTTCATATCAATCACTACGAACATCTCTACCTAGACGGCCTGCCTCTTGTCTCTAAGCATCTGAACATATTAGACCTTTATGGTGTAGGCCTACAAAAGAAGTCCCTTGACTTCTCTTGCTGCCCGGCATTGAAGGATCTGAAAATGAAATTTTGTGAGATCCATGTTCATAAGATATCGTCCTGTTCCCTGAAGTGCTTGAGCATCATTTATTGCCAGTCCAAACTGAATTGCCAGGTCCGTGTATGTACTCCATGCCTCATCTCGCTGGAACTAGATAAATTTTCAGGTAGAACCCCTTTTCTTGACAACATGGTGTTGCTAGAGACCGCACGTGTGGATCTTAGCAATTCCTGTGAAGATTTCTGTTTGAATTATGACAAACTTGGTGCTTTCTGTGGAGATGATGATAATGGATGTCAGAATTGTGTTGcttataaagatggcagcgacgaATGTGTGCTTCTGGGTGGTATCTCAAATGCTAAACATATGAAGTTGATATCTGAATCCGACATT TTTGTTTTCACAAGAGATTTGAAGCAGTGCCCTACATTCAGCAAGTTAAAGACTCTATTACTCAATGAATACTGGTGCATGGCTCctgacttggatccactagcttgCATTCTGAAGAACTCGCCAGTTCTAGAGAAGCTCACTCTTCAACTTTTCTACACG AGTGGAGATATCATTGAAATGATAGGAAGCTACAGTTCAGTGGAGAGGTCGTCTGCAATATCAGAGCACCTTAAGATAGTTGAAGTCAAGTTTCCTGAGATGGACAAGACAACTCGCAAAGTTCTGAAGTTCCTCTGTACATTTAACATAC GATTCAGAGTCGAGTAG
- the LOC124692268 gene encoding pyrophosphate--fructose 6-phosphate 1-phosphotransferase subunit alpha-like: protein MNADYGAPTELAGPLQQRRALYQPRLPPCLQGATVRVEYGDATTTIDPIGADAVAQAFPHTYGQRLVTFLAPDAEVVEERQPIRVGVVFSGRQSPGGHNVVWGLHDALKAHNPQSTLYGFIGGTEGLFSNKTLEITNDVLASYKNQGGFDLLGRSIDQIRTSKQVTAAMATCRSLNLDGLVIVGGVTSNSDAAQLAETLVQNNCKTKVVGVPVSLNGDLKNQFVETTVGFDTVCKVNSQLISNVCLDAISAGKYYYFVRLMGRKASHVAFECALQSHPNMLIMGEEVALSKLTLMECINKICDGVQARAELDKYHGVLLIPEGLIESIPEMYALIQEISILHNSNVPVPEMSSKLSPWAAALFQFLPPFIRRELLLHQESDNSAQLSQIDTEQLLAHLVEAEMIKRTKEGRYKGKKFSSVCHFFGYQARGSLPSNFDCDYAYALGHISLHMIAAGLTGYMATVANLKDPVHKWRCAAAPLTAMMSVKRHLRGPGAIPTGKPAIHPSPIDLKGKAYELLRGKASSFLLDDFYRTPGGIQFAGPGSDAKPITLTIEDQDYMGDIEMLKLYLDKVRTIVKPGCSRDTLKAAISSMISVTDVLTVMSHPLNAELPLYHFN, encoded by the exons atgaacgcgGACTACGGCGCGCCCACGGAGCTCGCGGGGCCTCTGCAGCAGAGGAGAGCGCTGTACCAGCCTCGCCTCCCGCCCTGCCTCCAG GGAGCAACGGTGAGAGTGGAGTACGGCGACGCGACCACCACCATCGACCCCATCGGCGCCGACGCCGTCGCCCAGGCCTTCCCGCACACCTACGGCCAGCGGCTCGTTACTTTCCTCGCGCCGGACGCCGAAGTTGTAGAGGAGCGCCAGCCGATCAG AGTGGGCGTGGTGTTCTCCGGGAGGCAGTCGCCTGGAGGCCACAACGTCGTCTGGGGCCTCCACGATGCTCTCAAGGCTCACAATCCCCAGAGTACCCTCTATGGATTCATCG GTGGGACTGAGGGGCTTTTTTCGAACAAGACACTGGAGATCACGAACGATGTTCTTGCGTCATACAAGAACCAGG GTGGTTTTGATTTGCTGGGCAGGAGTATCGATCAGATCCGAACGAGCAAGCAAGTGACCGCTGCTATGGCCACGTGCCGCAGTCTGAACTTGGATGGCCTGGTCATTGTTGGAG GAGTGACTTCCAATTCAGATGCTGCACAGCTTGCAGAGACCCTTGTCCAGAACAACTGTAAGACCAAG GTCGTTGGCGTGCCTGTTTCACTCAATGGCGATCTCAAAAACCAGTTTGTTGAGACAACCGTTGGATTTGATACGGTGTGCAAG GTAAATTCTCAGCTCATAAGCAACGTTTGCCTCGATGCAATCTCAGCTGGAAAG TACTACTATTTTGTTCGTTTGATGGGTCGAAAAGCATCTCATGTTGCCTTCGAATGTGCACTCCAATCACACCCAAATATG CTTATCATGGGAGAGGAggtggcattgtcaaaactcacaCTGATGGAATGTATAAATAAGATATGTGACGGGGTACAAGCCAGAGCAGAGTTAG ATAAATACCATGGTGTCCTCCTTATTCCAGAAGGACTGATAGAAAGCATTCCAGAAATGTATGCACTCATTCAG GAAATCAGTATCCTCCACAACAGTAATGTTCCTGTTCCAGAGATGTCATCAAAATTGTCTCCATGGGCAGCTGCATTGTTCCAGTTCTTGCCACccttcatcaggagagag CTCCTCCTCCACCAAGAATCTGACAACTCTGCCCAGTTATCCCAG ATTGACACTGAGCAACTGTTAGCGCACTTGGTGGAGGCAGAAATGATAAAAAGAACA AAAGAAGGGAGATACAAGGGAAAGAAGTTCAGTTCAGTCTGCCATTTCTTTGGATATCAGGCTCGAGGGTCCCTACCGTCAAACTTTGACTGTGACTATGCTTAT GCCCTTGGCCACATCTCCCTACATATGATTGCAGCCGGTTTGACTGGCTACATGGCAACTGTGGCTAATCTCAAGGATCCTGTACACAAGTGGCGTTGTGCTGCTGCTCCACTGACG GCAATGATGAGTGTCAAGAGGCATTTACGTGGCCCTGGAGCAATCCCTACAGGAAAGCCTGCCATTCATCCTTCCCCTATTGACCTGAAAGGGAAGGCATACGA GTTACTGAGAGGGAAAGCTTCGAGTTTTCTCCTCGATGACTTCTACAGGACTCCCGGAGGTATTCAATTTGCAGGACCTGGCTCAGATGCAAAGCCCATCACGCTGACCATTGAAGACCAGGACTACATGGGCGACATTGAGATGCTAAAACTATATCTTGACAAG GTGAGGACGATCGTGAAGCCTGGTTGCTCGAGGGATACCCTCAAAGCGGCGATAAGCTCAATGATCTCAGTGACGGACGTGCTGACAGTGATGTCCCACCCTCTCAATGCTGAACTGCCTCTCTACCATTTCAACTGA
- the LOC124692271 gene encoding probable transcription factor GLK1, whose translation MLAVSAARCAVDDAVVDQRHTEEEAAVSGVETVGASTDLDMDFDFTVDDIDFGDFFLRLEDGDALPDLEVDPAEIFAEFEAVAAGGGVEVELPDQQVPCAELLAAVEDVGSASPTGGVENVVFAEAGDEKGECNNQTDEDGNMGGDRPVVPEAKSPSSSTTSSSTEAESRRRSSGKSSHGKKKAKVDWTPDLHRRFVQAVEQLGIDKAVPSRILEIMGINSLTRHNIASHLQKYRSHRKHMVAREAEAASWTQRRQMYAAGGPPAAVKRPDPNMWTVPSVGYSPSPAPPPPPPHAMQHFVRPLHVWGHPSMDSPRMPMWPRHPIAPRPPMPSWAPPPPPSDPAFWHHPYMRPAYMPTHGTPCMAMPMAPAPKFPAPAVVPVAMPCPPPVYTPPSRPAPASKSQQDSQLQLQAQPSNESIDAAIGDVLSKPWLPLPLGLKPPSLGSVMGELERQGVANVPQACG comes from the exons ATGCTCGCCGTGTCGGCCGCGAGGTGCGCCGTCGACGATGCGGTGGTAGACCAGCGTCACACCGAGGAGGAAGCCGCCGTCTCCGGCGTGGAGACGGTAGGGGCGTCGACGGACCTGGACATGGACTTCGACTTCACCGTCGACGACATAGACTTCGGGGACTTCTTCCTCCGGCTGGAGGACGGCGACGCGCTGCCGGACCTCGAGGTCGACCCCGCCGAGATCTTCGCCGAGTTcgaggcggtggccgcgggagGCGGCGTGGAGGTGGAGCTGCCGGACCAGCAAGTGCCCTGCGCCGAGCTATTGGCGGCCGTGGAGGACGTCGGGTCGGCGAGCCCGACCGGTGGCGTCGAGAACGTGGTGTTTGCTGAGGCGGGGGACGAGAAGGGTGAGTGCAATAACCAGACCGACGAAGATGGCAACATGGGCGGCGACCGACCCGTTGTGCCGGAGGCGAaatcgccgtcgtcgtcgaccaCGTCGTCGTCCACGGAGGCCGAGAGCAGGCGCAGGTCGTCAGGCAAGAGCTCCCACGGGAAGAAGAAAGCCAAG GTGGACTGGACACCGGATCTTCACCGGAGATTCGTGCAGGCGGTAGAGCAGCTCGGCATCGACAAGGCCGTGCCCTCTAGGATACTGGAGATCATGGGGATCAACTCACTCACTCGCCACAACATAGCAAGCCATTTGCAG AAATATCGGTCTCATCGGAAGCACATGGTTGCACGGGAGGCGGAGGCAGCGAGTTGGACCCAACGGAGGCAGATGTACGCCGCCGGAGGACCCCCTGCGGCCGTGAAGAGGCCGGACCCGAACATGTGGACCGTGCCATCCGTCGGCTACTCGCCGTCAccggctcctcctccgccgccgccgcatgcTATGCAGCACTTTGTCAGGCCGTTGCACGTTTGGGGTCACCCCTCGATGGACTCGCCTCGGATGCCGATGTGGCCGCGGCATCCCATAGCGCCCCGTCCCCCGATGCCGTCGTgggctcccccgccgccgccgtctgacCCGGCTTTCTGGCACCACCCTTACATGAGGCCGGCGTACATGCCGACTCACGGGACACCTTGCATGGCAATGCCGATGGCACCCGCTCCG AAATTCCCTGCTCCAGCTGTAGTTCCCGTTGCTATGCCGTGTCCTCCTCCTGTTTATACGCCCCCCTCCCGCCCAGCACCGGCGAGCAAGAGCCAACAAGATTCGCAGCTTCAACTACAAGCACAGCCA TCAAATGAGAGCATAGACGCGGCCATTGGTGATGTTTTATCCAAACCGTGGCTGCCGCTGCCCCTTGGACTGAAGCCCCCTTCACTGGGCAGCGTCATGGGCGAGCTGGAAAGGCAAGGCGTAGCTAATGTCCCGCAAGCTTGCGGGTGA